In Pedobacter sp. SL55, the following proteins share a genomic window:
- a CDS encoding beta-N-acetylhexosaminidase has translation MKRLFLMLLITVTASCFANAQQTQLLQKISVEWQLQQNDYPQKGQFTAAFVFKNNSNGTVNLQDWELFFSYPREIMSITTANANAKAHGGEFRQLNFINGKATLAAGKSLTVSYVAKGKSMNLTDAPSGLYWVAKNNAQTIVNITDLKINLGEKHEQTLMKQVAASAFAKNASVSALPANQVVKILPKPVSYKENAGTFNLSAVTKLVFDSVFAQEAALFNQELKALLGKTVTEATSAQSNYIQLKLVRGLATEHYQLSVSKDRVLISASSASGIFYGLQSLKMLMPPTTWAKKQQQISIQTAEVEDAPRFAYRSFMLDVARNFQSKAEILKLLDLLALYKINTFHFHLNDDEGWRIEIKDLPELTQVGGRRGHTLNDADNLKPAYGSGPDVAKAPGSGYYTQQDFIEILKYAKQRHITVIPELETPGHARAAIKAMDNRYRSLMSQGKPDAARQYLLRDTLDQSVYRSVQGFNDNVMNIALPSTYNFISKVVDEMAEMYRLAGATLKTVHLGGDEVPKGVWEKSPAIAKLMQQEKIATYDDLWYYYIGKASKLLKAKNLQMAGWEEIAMRKVNTADGKSTYIANPDFVNENFQVYVWNNVWGGGNDDLSYRLANAGYNVVLSAVTNYYFDLAYNQSANEPGLYWGGYVDTDKAFYFSPFDYYKTATEDASGKALTKGVFNGKERLTEKGKQHIVGIQSQLWSEKVVGAAAMEYILLPKLLGYAERAWTAEPAWSTETDSVKSWSYYVKDWNQFANLLGQRELPRLLYYADGFKFRVPPPGVVVKDGKVSANVQFPGLIVKYTTNGSEPTLRSKTYTAPVQQPLEIKLKVFVGELGSKTVSIKRQ, from the coding sequence ATGAAAAGATTATTTTTAATGCTGTTGATAACCGTTACAGCATCGTGTTTTGCAAATGCTCAGCAAACGCAATTACTACAAAAAATTAGCGTCGAATGGCAGCTACAGCAAAACGATTACCCACAAAAAGGGCAATTTACGGCCGCGTTCGTTTTTAAAAACAACAGTAATGGCACTGTAAATTTGCAAGATTGGGAATTATTCTTTTCGTACCCAAGAGAAATTATGTCGATTACTACGGCAAATGCAAATGCCAAAGCACATGGTGGTGAGTTTAGGCAATTGAATTTCATTAACGGTAAAGCAACACTTGCTGCGGGTAAAAGTTTAACGGTAAGTTATGTGGCCAAAGGTAAATCTATGAACCTTACCGATGCGCCAAGTGGCTTATATTGGGTGGCGAAAAATAATGCGCAAACTATCGTTAACATCACAGATTTAAAAATCAATTTAGGCGAAAAGCACGAGCAAACGTTAATGAAGCAAGTAGCAGCATCGGCTTTTGCTAAAAATGCGAGTGTATCGGCTTTGCCAGCTAACCAAGTAGTTAAAATATTACCAAAACCAGTAAGTTATAAAGAAAATGCAGGTACGTTCAATTTATCTGCTGTCACAAAATTAGTTTTTGATTCAGTTTTTGCTCAAGAAGCAGCGTTATTTAACCAAGAGTTAAAAGCGCTGCTGGGCAAAACAGTAACCGAAGCTACTTCAGCACAAAGTAATTATATCCAGTTAAAGTTAGTGCGAGGCCTAGCCACAGAACATTACCAGCTCTCGGTAAGCAAAGATAGGGTACTGATTTCAGCTTCTTCTGCTTCGGGAATTTTCTACGGCTTGCAGTCGCTAAAAATGCTGATGCCGCCAACAACTTGGGCAAAAAAGCAGCAGCAAATTAGTATCCAAACAGCAGAAGTTGAAGATGCACCAAGGTTTGCTTATCGCTCGTTTATGTTAGATGTAGCTAGGAATTTTCAAAGCAAAGCTGAAATCTTAAAGCTCTTAGATCTTTTGGCGCTCTATAAAATCAACACCTTTCATTTTCATTTAAATGATGATGAAGGTTGGAGAATAGAGATTAAAGATTTGCCAGAACTTACTCAAGTAGGCGGAAGAAGAGGACATACCTTAAACGATGCAGATAACCTCAAACCTGCCTACGGTTCTGGACCAGATGTGGCAAAAGCACCTGGCAGCGGTTATTATACGCAGCAAGATTTTATCGAGATTTTGAAGTATGCCAAGCAGCGCCACATCACGGTAATTCCAGAATTGGAAACTCCTGGACATGCCAGAGCGGCCATTAAAGCAATGGATAACAGATACCGTAGCTTAATGAGCCAAGGTAAGCCCGATGCAGCTCGCCAATATTTACTGCGTGATACGCTAGATCAATCGGTTTACCGCTCTGTACAGGGTTTTAACGATAATGTAATGAATATCGCTTTACCATCAACTTATAATTTTATCAGTAAAGTAGTAGACGAAATGGCTGAAATGTACCGTTTGGCTGGTGCTACGTTAAAAACTGTGCATTTAGGGGGCGATGAAGTACCGAAGGGGGTTTGGGAAAAATCGCCTGCTATTGCCAAATTGATGCAGCAAGAAAAGATTGCTACTTACGATGATCTTTGGTACTATTACATCGGCAAGGCTAGCAAGTTGTTAAAAGCTAAAAACTTGCAGATGGCAGGTTGGGAAGAAATCGCCATGCGAAAAGTGAACACGGCAGATGGCAAATCAACCTACATTGCTAATCCAGATTTTGTGAACGAAAACTTCCAGGTTTATGTGTGGAACAACGTTTGGGGCGGTGGTAACGATGATCTTTCTTACCGTTTGGCCAATGCAGGTTACAACGTTGTATTATCGGCAGTAACTAATTATTACTTCGATTTGGCTTACAACCAAAGTGCAAACGAGCCTGGCCTTTATTGGGGCGGCTATGTAGATACAGACAAGGCCTTTTATTTCTCTCCATTTGATTATTACAAAACCGCCACCGAAGATGCCAGTGGAAAAGCACTAACTAAAGGTGTTTTTAATGGGAAAGAAAGATTAACCGAAAAAGGTAAACAGCATATTGTGGGCATACAGAGCCAACTTTGGTCTGAAAAGGTAGTCGGAGCAGCTGCCATGGAATATATATTGCTGCCAAAATTGCTAGGCTATGCAGAGCGAGCTTGGACAGCAGAACCTGCATGGTCTACAGAAACGGATAGTGTTAAATCGTGGTCGTACTATGTAAAAGATTGGAATCAATTTGCTAATTTGTTGGGGCAAAGAGAATTACCACGACTTCTTTATTATGCTGATGGTTTTAAATTTCGTGTACCACCTCCGGGAGTTGTTGTAAAAGATGGTAAAGTGAGTGCAAACGTGCAATTTCCAGGTTTAATTGTTAAATATACCACAAATGGTAGCGAACCTACCTTGCGAAGTAAAACCTACACAGCGCCAGTACAACAACCTTTAGAAATAAAATTGAAAGTTTTTGTGGGAGAATTGGGTAGCAAAACAGTTTCTATAAAAAGGCAATAA